A DNA window from Coffea arabica cultivar ET-39 chromosome 6c, Coffea Arabica ET-39 HiFi, whole genome shotgun sequence contains the following coding sequences:
- the LOC113704001 gene encoding uncharacterized protein isoform X2 has translation MGGLRIFLNWNKAYHTMDFILWIYGLHPLPEISSLLPNNWRIALCICLPNLRGDHQMALSLALKRLVSSNSLLSRSLNPLLRPAASAASSSVFDVVDRRSDRPLDHRRELSCFPGSIGVCR, from the exons ATGGGTGGGCTGAGAATCTTTCTTAATTGGAATAAGGCGTATCACACAATGGATTTTATCCTTTGGATTTATGGCCTCCATCCTTTAcctgagatttcttctcttctaCCCAACAATTGGAG GATAGCCTTGTGCATTTGTCTTCCAAATCTGCGTGGAG ATCATCAGATGGCTTTGTCACTAGCTCTTAAGCGGCTGGTCTCATCGAACAGCCTTCTCAGCCGGTCTCTCAATCCCCTCCTCCGTCCGGCTGCTTCCGCTGCGTCATCAAGTGTTTTCGACGTCGTCGATCGCCGCTCCGATCGTCCTCTCGACCATCGCCGCGAATTATCCTGTTTTccag GAAGTATTGGAGTATGCAGATAA
- the LOC113704001 gene encoding uncharacterized protein isoform X1 produces MASILYLRFLLFYPTIGGFLSQLFAFLRRIALCICLPNLRGDHQMALSLALKRLVSSNSLLSRSLNPLLRPAASAASSSVFDVVDRRSDRPLDHRRELSCFPGSIGVCR; encoded by the exons ATGGCCTCCATCCTTTAcctgagatttcttctcttctaCCCAACAATTGGAG GGTTCCTCTCCCAGCTGTTTGCGTTCTTGCGGAG GATAGCCTTGTGCATTTGTCTTCCAAATCTGCGTGGAG ATCATCAGATGGCTTTGTCACTAGCTCTTAAGCGGCTGGTCTCATCGAACAGCCTTCTCAGCCGGTCTCTCAATCCCCTCCTCCGTCCGGCTGCTTCCGCTGCGTCATCAAGTGTTTTCGACGTCGTCGATCGCCGCTCCGATCGTCCTCTCGACCATCGCCGCGAATTATCCTGTTTTccag GAAGTATTGGAGTATGCAGATAA